The Pasteurella multocida genome contains a region encoding:
- the recD gene encoding exodeoxyribonuclease V subunit alpha: protein MLATLKELKQHKVISEGDYYFAQLIAGKQPDELSREQKNLAILLAALCSYSYQQGNTCLFLEKGLESNYFNLAYRTAEQHYLHIIQEKIAFLPIECWQSSLADHIAFTATPLEKVAPLVFQFNALYFYRIWQDEYRVAHYLQRAVQRGAETAPIAYEQINAILMHYFPAVQQIEGVNWQKVAVATALKQPFCLITGGPGTGKTTTVARLLLALQTLSACQLKIKLVAPTGKAAARLTESINGALTRLAQENMAICADLIASIPTTAQTLHRLLGIRFFEETPTFHPNNPLPLDVLVVDEASMIDLPLMAKLLQALKPNTKLILLGDENQLSPVEAGEMLGALSEFSQHAYSPTLTQYLKAVADIELISSDQGSPLRDHLCRLHHSHRFSGDSGIGQLAQAINQGNVEVSWNAFTHFNDIEMVDFDQVALLKGDNPSLYSQACAALVVKSAVEKYTDYLVKLKALQQQSPILNEQQVGEIFVLFNAVRFLTALRVGELGVEQLNQKIAQRLQQKGLLDFKHERDWYLGKPIMIQQNDRHIGLYNGDIGLFLGQGKVWFEQGQGHYKTVLASRVPNYETAFVMTVHKSQGSEFAHTCLVLPTEPNPILSRELIYTGVTRAKQQLTVFSSAEIWKSAVKNPVKRQSGLNQLLVELFNKSD, encoded by the coding sequence ATGCTTGCTACCTTAAAAGAATTAAAACAACACAAGGTGATCAGTGAAGGAGATTACTACTTTGCGCAATTGATCGCGGGTAAGCAACCAGATGAACTGTCGCGGGAACAGAAAAATTTAGCCATATTGCTTGCCGCACTTTGTAGTTACAGCTATCAACAAGGCAATACTTGCTTATTTCTAGAGAAAGGGCTGGAATCTAATTATTTTAATTTGGCTTATCGAACAGCAGAGCAGCATTATCTCCATATTATTCAAGAAAAAATTGCTTTTCTACCGATTGAATGTTGGCAATCAAGCTTGGCGGATCATATAGCGTTTACAGCAACGCCGCTGGAAAAAGTCGCCCCTTTAGTGTTTCAGTTTAATGCGCTTTATTTTTATCGTATCTGGCAAGATGAATACCGAGTTGCTCATTATCTTCAACGTGCAGTACAGCGGGGGGCTGAGACAGCGCCTATTGCTTATGAGCAAATCAACGCGATCTTAATGCACTATTTTCCTGCGGTACAGCAAATAGAAGGGGTGAATTGGCAAAAAGTAGCAGTAGCGACCGCGTTAAAACAACCATTTTGTTTGATTACAGGTGGTCCAGGAACAGGGAAAACCACTACTGTCGCACGTTTACTCTTGGCGTTACAGACACTTTCTGCGTGTCAGCTTAAGATTAAGTTAGTTGCACCTACAGGCAAAGCGGCAGCACGCTTGACGGAGTCAATTAATGGTGCGTTAACGCGTTTAGCACAAGAAAATATGGCGATCTGTGCCGATTTAATTGCCTCTATTCCGACTACAGCGCAGACCTTACATCGTTTATTGGGCATACGTTTTTTTGAAGAAACACCCACCTTTCATCCAAACAATCCATTGCCATTGGATGTATTGGTGGTCGATGAGGCGTCTATGATTGACTTGCCATTAATGGCGAAATTATTACAGGCACTCAAACCGAATACCAAATTAATTTTGCTTGGAGATGAAAATCAATTGTCTCCTGTGGAAGCAGGGGAAATGTTGGGAGCGTTGTCTGAATTTTCTCAACACGCCTATAGTCCTACGTTAACCCAGTATTTAAAAGCAGTGGCGGATATTGAGTTAATTTCGTCAGATCAAGGTTCCCCGTTGCGTGATCATTTATGCCGTTTGCATCATAGTCATCGTTTTTCGGGGGATTCTGGGATTGGACAATTAGCGCAGGCGATTAATCAAGGCAATGTTGAGGTAAGTTGGAACGCATTTACCCATTTTAATGATATCGAAATGGTGGATTTTGATCAGGTTGCCTTATTAAAAGGAGATAACCCGAGTTTATATAGCCAAGCGTGTGCAGCGTTAGTGGTAAAAAGTGCGGTTGAAAAATACACAGATTATTTAGTGAAACTGAAAGCATTACAACAACAGTCACCTATACTGAATGAACAACAAGTTGGAGAAATTTTTGTCTTGTTTAATGCGGTTCGTTTCTTAACAGCATTACGCGTTGGAGAGCTAGGGGTAGAACAGCTAAATCAGAAAATCGCGCAACGCTTACAACAAAAAGGCTTACTTGATTTTAAACACGAACGCGATTGGTATTTAGGTAAACCAATTATGATCCAGCAAAATGATCGCCATATTGGCTTATATAATGGCGACATTGGCTTATTTTTAGGACAAGGTAAAGTCTGGTTTGAGCAGGGACAAGGGCATTATAAAACTGTGCTCGCTAGCCGTGTGCCAAACTATGAGACCGCGTTTGTGATGACGGTACATAAATCACAAGGGTCTGAGTTTGCGCACACGTGTTTGGTATTACCGACCGAACCTAACCCGATTTTATCACGTGAATTGATTTATACAGGCGTGACACGTGCGAAACAGCAATTAACCGTTTTTTCAAGTGCCGAAATTTGGAAAAGTGCGGTGAAAAATCCAGTAAAAAGACAAAGTGGCTTGAACCAATTGTTAGTTGAATTATTTAACAAATCTGATTAG
- the rpsI gene encoding 30S ribosomal protein S9, translated as MAENQNYGTGRRKSSSARVFIKPGSGKITINQRDLDVYFGRETARMIVRQPLELVEMTEKLDLYVTVKGGGISGQAGAIRHGITRALIEYDESLRSVLRAAGFVTRDARQVERKKVGLRKARRRPQFSKR; from the coding sequence ATGGCAGAGAATCAAAACTACGGCACAGGTCGCCGCAAAAGCTCTTCAGCTCGTGTATTTATTAAACCGGGCAGTGGTAAAATCACTATCAACCAACGTGATTTAGACGTGTATTTCGGTCGTGAAACAGCACGTATGATCGTTCGTCAACCGTTAGAGTTGGTTGAAATGACTGAAAAATTAGACCTATACGTTACTGTTAAAGGTGGCGGTATTTCTGGTCAAGCGGGTGCAATCCGTCACGGTATCACTCGTGCATTAATCGAATATGATGAGAGTTTACGCTCTGTATTACGCGCAGCTGGTTTCGTTACTCGCGATGCACGTCAAGTTGAACGTAAAAAAGTGGGTTTACGCAAAGCGCGTCGTCGTCCACAATTCTCAAAACGTTAA
- the tdeA gene encoding toxin/drug exporter TdeA, with protein MLKRNPLTFLLLSTALVGCANLDDSYQLAKQDFQQYEEVTKQYSVQESWWALYHDTQLNALITQGLDNNKNLAKAAINVNKALYQANLLGANLVPAFSGRVESSATRNIEHSQPSKIQHSGSINVSYTLDLWRRLADAASAGEWAYKASAQDLEAARLSLINSLIATYYQIAFLNDAVQATEGTIKYYTQINTIMQNRFKLGVADSASSDQAQQAVLRARNQLITYQTQRKVAEQTLRNLLNLKPNEALNIKFPSILNVKTLGVNTNVPVSIIANRPDIKSAQYRLSSAFKDAKAVQKSWFPTITLGASLASAGAKVDTALDTPMASGLVSINLPFLSWNTVKWNVKISEANYELAKVSYEQTITTALNEIDTHYFSYQQSQANLANLQKADAYNKRITQYYKNRYDAGVSPLRDWLSAANTENDAKLAILNAKYQLIQQENTIYSAMAGYYSAK; from the coding sequence ATGTTAAAACGAAACCCACTCACTTTTTTACTCTTATCAACCGCTTTGGTTGGTTGTGCTAATCTGGATGATTCTTATCAACTCGCCAAACAAGACTTTCAACAGTATGAAGAGGTGACAAAACAATATTCTGTGCAAGAAAGTTGGTGGGCGCTATATCATGATACACAGCTCAATGCATTGATTACGCAAGGATTAGACAACAATAAAAATTTGGCTAAAGCCGCCATCAATGTGAATAAAGCACTTTATCAAGCCAATTTATTAGGTGCAAATTTAGTTCCAGCCTTTAGTGGCAGAGTCGAATCCAGTGCAACACGTAACATAGAACACAGTCAACCTTCCAAGATTCAGCATAGTGGTTCAATCAATGTCAGCTATACATTGGATTTATGGCGACGCTTAGCCGATGCGGCTTCGGCTGGTGAGTGGGCATACAAAGCGAGCGCCCAAGATCTTGAAGCCGCCCGTTTATCACTCATCAATTCTCTCATCGCAACCTATTACCAAATTGCTTTCTTAAATGATGCGGTACAAGCGACAGAAGGAACAATTAAATATTACACGCAGATTAATACTATCATGCAAAATCGTTTTAAACTCGGTGTAGCAGACAGTGCGAGTTCTGATCAAGCACAGCAAGCCGTATTAAGAGCGCGTAACCAGCTGATCACCTACCAAACGCAGCGAAAAGTGGCAGAGCAAACTTTACGTAATTTATTAAATTTAAAACCAAATGAAGCATTAAATATCAAATTCCCAAGCATTTTAAATGTGAAAACGCTTGGAGTGAATACTAATGTGCCTGTCTCAATAATTGCGAACCGACCAGATATTAAAAGCGCACAATACCGTTTAAGCAGCGCCTTCAAAGATGCTAAAGCTGTTCAAAAGAGTTGGTTCCCAACCATTACACTGGGCGCAAGCCTAGCCTCTGCAGGAGCGAAAGTTGATACCGCGTTAGATACCCCTATGGCTAGTGGACTCGTCAGTATTAATCTGCCTTTCCTCAGTTGGAATACGGTAAAATGGAATGTCAAAATTTCAGAAGCAAATTATGAACTCGCCAAAGTGAGCTATGAACAAACGATCACCACGGCATTAAATGAAATTGATACCCATTATTTCAGCTATCAACAATCACAAGCGAATTTAGCGAATCTACAAAAAGCAGATGCCTATAACAAACGCATTACACAGTATTACAAAAATCGCTATGATGCAGGCGTATCACCGTTACGTGATTGGTTAAGTGCCGCCAATACGGAGAACGATGCGAAATTGGCGATTTTAAATGCAAAATATCAACTTATTCAGCAAGAAAATACTATTTATAGCGCCATGGCAGGGTATTACTCAGCAAAATAA
- a CDS encoding copper homeostasis protein CutC, with protein sequence MKIEVCIDNIESVHIAQNAGADRLELCACLSVGGVTPSYSLIKSAVDFANIPCYVMIRPRAGDFLFSTQEVNMMLEDIRLAKELGAQGIVIGALTKHADIDLSVCETLIQAAEGLGVTFHRAFDLCRDPVTSLEQLIQLGCERVLTSGQKASAVEGQPLIKQLVSQASNRIRIMAGAGINAQNAALLVKNTGITELHLSGKGYRLSEMPYHANAVMGENSEDDQKIWRTDFATIRAVKTSVEKY encoded by the coding sequence ATGAAAATCGAAGTCTGTATTGATAATATTGAATCGGTACACATTGCACAAAATGCTGGCGCCGATCGTTTAGAACTTTGTGCTTGCCTCTCCGTTGGCGGCGTTACGCCCTCCTATTCGTTGATAAAAAGTGCGGTCGATTTTGCTAACATTCCTTGTTATGTCATGATCCGACCAAGAGCAGGAGATTTTTTGTTCAGCACGCAAGAAGTCAACATGATGCTCGAGGATATTCGCCTTGCTAAAGAGCTCGGCGCTCAAGGCATTGTGATCGGTGCATTGACCAAACATGCAGACATTGACCTTTCGGTTTGCGAAACATTAATACAGGCAGCAGAAGGATTGGGCGTCACTTTTCATCGTGCCTTTGATCTCTGTCGCGATCCCGTCACGAGCTTAGAACAATTAATTCAGTTAGGTTGCGAACGCGTATTGACTTCTGGACAAAAAGCCAGCGCAGTAGAAGGACAACCGTTAATCAAACAGCTTGTCAGTCAGGCATCAAACCGTATTCGTATTATGGCTGGTGCCGGCATCAATGCACAAAATGCCGCCTTATTAGTGAAAAATACGGGAATTACCGAATTGCATTTATCTGGAAAAGGTTATCGTTTAAGTGAAATGCCATATCACGCGAACGCTGTAATGGGGGAAAATAGCGAAGATGACCAAAAAATCTGGCGAACGGATTTTGCTACAATTCGTGCAGTTAAAACCAGTGTAGAAAAGTACTGA
- the rplM gene encoding 50S ribosomal protein L13, whose protein sequence is MKTFVAKPETVKRDWYVVDATGKTLGRLATELARRLRGKHKAEYTPHVDTGDYIIVINAEKVAVTGNKESDKLYHWHTGYVGGIKQATFKEMIARRPEAVIEIAVKGMLPKGPLGRAMYRKLKVYAGSEHNHAAQQPQVLDI, encoded by the coding sequence ATGAAAACTTTTGTAGCAAAGCCAGAAACGGTTAAACGCGACTGGTATGTAGTAGATGCGACAGGTAAAACTTTAGGTCGTTTAGCGACTGAATTAGCACGTCGCCTTCGTGGTAAACATAAAGCGGAATACACGCCACACGTTGATACGGGTGATTACATCATCGTAATTAACGCAGAGAAAGTTGCTGTAACCGGTAACAAAGAAAGCGATAAACTTTACCACTGGCACACTGGCTATGTAGGTGGCATCAAACAAGCGACTTTCAAAGAAATGATCGCACGCCGTCCTGAAGCAGTGATTGAAATTGCGGTAAAAGGTATGTTGCCAAAAGGTCCATTAGGTCGCGCAATGTATCGTAAATTGAAAGTGTATGCAGGTTCTGAACATAACCACGCTGCACAGCAACCACAAGTTTTAGATATTTAA
- a CDS encoding KpsF/GutQ family sugar isomerase: protein MNYLQIARETLAVEEQALARLGRRLDTHFNEIVELILQCQGRLVIGGIGKSGLVGKKMVATFASTGTPSFFLHPTEAFHGDLGMLKPIDIVMLISYSGETDDVNKLIPSLKNFGNKIIALTGNPNSTLAKHSDYVLDISVEREVCPNNLAPTTSVLVTMALGDALAVALIKARDFKPADFARFHPGGSLGRRLLCRVKDEMQTRLPVTRLETSFTDCLSIMNEGRMGVALVMEQNQLKGIITDGDIRRALTANSAETLRKTAQDLMTSNPKTIHQDAYLAEAEAFMKEKKIHSLVVINDQQNVVGLVEFTS from the coding sequence ATGAATTATTTGCAAATCGCACGTGAAACATTAGCGGTCGAAGAACAAGCACTGGCACGTTTAGGTCGGCGGCTTGATACCCACTTTAACGAAATCGTTGAGTTAATTTTACAGTGTCAAGGACGCTTAGTGATCGGCGGGATCGGGAAATCGGGGTTAGTGGGGAAAAAAATGGTCGCTACTTTTGCTTCTACTGGAACACCCAGTTTTTTCCTACACCCGACAGAAGCCTTCCACGGTGACTTAGGTATGCTCAAACCAATTGATATTGTCATGTTGATTTCTTATAGCGGTGAAACAGATGATGTCAATAAACTCATTCCTAGTCTCAAAAATTTTGGCAATAAAATCATCGCCCTCACGGGAAACCCAAATTCAACCCTCGCCAAACACTCTGATTATGTCCTAGATATCAGTGTTGAACGTGAAGTCTGCCCTAATAATCTTGCCCCTACGACCTCTGTGCTGGTCACAATGGCATTAGGCGATGCCTTAGCGGTTGCCTTAATTAAAGCGCGTGATTTTAAACCAGCTGACTTCGCACGCTTCCATCCAGGCGGTAGTCTTGGACGGCGTCTATTATGTCGCGTCAAAGATGAAATGCAGACACGTCTGCCTGTCACACGCTTAGAGACCTCTTTTACAGACTGTCTGAGTATTATGAATGAAGGACGAATGGGGGTTGCTTTAGTAATGGAACAAAATCAATTAAAAGGGATCATCACTGATGGGGATATTCGTCGCGCGCTTACGGCTAATAGTGCAGAAACCTTACGTAAAACAGCACAAGATTTAATGACATCGAACCCTAAAACCATTCATCAAGATGCCTATTTAGCTGAAGCCGAAGCCTTTATGAAAGAGAAGAAAATCCACTCTTTAGTGGTGATTAATGATCAACAAAATGTGGTTGGCCTAGTGGAGTTTACAAGCTAA
- the glnS gene encoding glutamine--tRNA ligase — protein MSHPVENVVAAENTEKRPTNFIRQIIDEDLASGKHTGVQTRFPPEPNGYLHIGHAKSICLNFGIAEDYQGLCNLRFDDTNPVKEDVEYVDSIKQDVEWLGFKWEGEPRYASDYFDQLYGYAIELIEKGLAYVDELSPEEMREYRGTLTEPGKNSPYRDRSIEENLALFEKMKNGEIAEGKACLRAKIDMASPFIVMRDPVIYRIKFATHHQTGDKWCIYPMYDFTHCISDAIERITHSLCTLEFQDNRRLYDWVLENISIARPLPHQYEFSRLNLESTLTSKRKLLQLVNEGIVDGWNDPRMPTISGLRRRGYTPASLREFCRRIGVTKQDNMVEFSALEACIREDLNENAPRAMAVINPLKIVIENFSGKEMLTAPNHPNRDELGVRELPFTRELYIDEADFREEANKQYKRLVLGKEVRLRNAYVIKAERVEKDAEGNITTVYCTYDPDTLGKNPVDGRKVKGVIQWVSAEDYLPAEFRQYGRLFTVANPGAAEDIHQVLNPDSLVIKQGVVEKSLANAQPEKAYQFEREGYYCADSKDSSPDHLVFNLTVSLKEGF, from the coding sequence ATGAGTCATCCAGTTGAAAATGTTGTCGCAGCTGAAAATACAGAAAAACGTCCCACCAATTTTATTCGTCAAATCATTGATGAAGATTTAGCATCCGGCAAACATACCGGTGTCCAAACACGTTTTCCACCTGAACCCAATGGCTATTTGCATATTGGTCATGCCAAATCAATTTGCTTAAATTTTGGTATCGCTGAAGATTATCAAGGGTTGTGTAATTTACGTTTCGATGATACGAATCCCGTCAAAGAAGATGTGGAATATGTGGATTCGATTAAACAAGATGTAGAATGGTTAGGTTTCAAGTGGGAAGGAGAGCCTCGTTATGCCTCCGACTATTTTGATCAACTCTATGGCTATGCGATTGAGTTAATCGAAAAAGGGTTAGCTTATGTGGATGAACTTTCGCCAGAAGAAATGCGTGAATACCGTGGTACGTTAACGGAACCGGGTAAAAATAGCCCTTATCGTGATCGTTCTATTGAAGAAAACCTCGCGTTATTTGAGAAAATGAAGAACGGAGAAATTGCAGAAGGCAAAGCCTGTTTACGTGCGAAAATTGATATGGCGTCTCCGTTTATTGTCATGCGCGATCCAGTAATTTATCGGATTAAATTTGCGACCCATCACCAAACAGGTGATAAATGGTGCATTTACCCAATGTATGATTTTACTCATTGTATCTCTGATGCTATTGAGCGCATTACTCATTCGCTTTGTACATTGGAATTCCAAGACAATCGCCGTTTGTATGACTGGGTATTAGAAAATATTTCGATTGCGCGTCCATTGCCGCACCAGTATGAATTTTCGCGTTTAAATTTAGAATCGACCCTCACTTCTAAACGTAAATTATTACAACTGGTGAATGAAGGTATTGTCGATGGCTGGAATGACCCACGTATGCCAACGATTTCGGGCTTACGTCGTCGTGGTTATACGCCAGCTTCATTGCGTGAGTTTTGTCGTCGTATTGGCGTCACTAAACAAGATAATATGGTGGAATTCAGTGCACTAGAAGCTTGCATTCGTGAAGACTTAAATGAGAATGCGCCACGAGCAATGGCAGTGATTAATCCACTTAAAATTGTGATTGAGAATTTCAGTGGCAAAGAAATGCTGACTGCACCAAACCACCCTAATCGTGATGAACTAGGTGTACGCGAATTACCCTTTACGCGTGAACTATATATTGATGAAGCGGATTTCCGTGAAGAAGCAAATAAACAATATAAACGCTTAGTGCTTGGTAAAGAAGTGCGTTTACGTAATGCTTATGTGATTAAAGCCGAACGTGTTGAAAAAGATGCAGAGGGGAATATCACAACCGTTTATTGTACTTATGACCCTGACACGCTAGGGAAGAATCCAGTAGATGGACGTAAAGTGAAAGGCGTGATTCAATGGGTGTCTGCGGAAGATTATTTACCTGCTGAATTTCGTCAATATGGGCGTTTATTTACGGTGGCAAACCCAGGAGCCGCAGAGGATATTCACCAAGTACTGAACCCAGATTCATTGGTGATTAAACAAGGTGTGGTGGAGAAGAGTTTAGCCAATGCACAGCCAGAAAAAGCTTACCAATTTGAGCGTGAAGGTTATTATTGTGCAGACAGCAAAGATAGCAGTCCAGATCATTTGGTCTTCAATTTAACCGTGAGTTTAAAAGAAGGCTTCTAA
- a CDS encoding KdsC family phosphatase — protein MLTEKLKKIKFVITDIDGVLTDGSLHYDAHGEAFKTFHVRDGLGIRMLMESGIQVAVLSGRDSPILRKRIADLGIQHFFLGKLEKESACLELIQQANVCAQETAYIGDDSVDLPAFAVCGVAFAVQDAPAYIKMHADHVLSLKGGQGAFREMSDMILAAQNKSDIYTSAQGFLKAAKKMAQ, from the coding sequence ATGTTAACGGAAAAACTCAAAAAAATTAAATTTGTGATTACAGATATCGACGGTGTACTGACCGACGGCTCTTTGCATTACGATGCCCATGGTGAAGCTTTCAAAACCTTTCATGTTCGTGATGGCTTGGGGATCAGAATGTTAATGGAATCTGGCATTCAAGTCGCGGTACTCTCGGGGCGAGATTCCCCGATTCTACGCAAACGTATTGCAGATCTAGGCATCCAACACTTTTTCCTCGGCAAATTGGAAAAAGAAAGCGCCTGTCTTGAATTGATACAACAAGCCAATGTCTGTGCGCAAGAAACGGCTTATATTGGTGATGACAGCGTTGATCTGCCTGCTTTTGCCGTCTGTGGTGTTGCCTTTGCAGTACAAGATGCGCCGGCTTATATCAAAATGCACGCTGATCACGTACTAAGCCTGAAAGGTGGACAAGGGGCCTTTCGTGAAATGTCGGATATGATTTTAGCGGCACAGAATAAAAGTGACATCTACACGAGTGCGCAAGGCTTCTTAAAAGCCGCAAAAAAAATGGCACAATAA
- a CDS encoding YegP family protein: protein MALGWYELKLAKDGQFMFNLKAANSQVILTSELYRSRSAAENGIASVQKNGLDEKNFEVRVAKNDKPYFVLKAKNHQEIGRSQYYSSSVSAKKGIVSVTKNAASTVIKDLTSEA from the coding sequence ATGGCATTAGGTTGGTATGAACTGAAATTGGCAAAAGATGGTCAATTTATGTTTAATTTAAAAGCTGCAAATAGCCAAGTGATTTTAACTAGCGAACTTTATCGTTCACGCTCTGCCGCTGAAAATGGCATTGCATCGGTCCAAAAAAATGGTCTTGATGAAAAAAATTTTGAAGTCCGTGTTGCAAAAAACGATAAGCCTTATTTCGTTTTAAAAGCAAAAAATCATCAAGAAATTGGTCGTAGTCAATATTATTCCTCGTCCGTCTCTGCTAAAAAAGGGATTGTGTCAGTGACCAAAAATGCCGCTTCAACAGTCATTAAAGATTTGACAAGCGAAGCATAA
- a CDS encoding GrxB family glutaredoxin — MELYVYDHCPYCVRAMMIFGLKNIPFKKHVLLNDDEETPIRLVGKKMVPILVKEDGTAMPESLDIVKYIDAHYGEAILQTAVRPEIEALLAEITSYSNYLLMPRFVKLDLAEFATQSAIDYFTKKKTDYVGDFTQHFNNTPTYLARLTQDLEKLSALVMGETSLNQHLSFEDILVFPLLRNLTCVKGLRFPARLEKYIKRLSELSKVELYTSQAI, encoded by the coding sequence ATGGAACTCTATGTTTATGATCATTGCCCTTATTGTGTCCGTGCGATGATGATTTTTGGCTTAAAGAACATACCCTTCAAAAAACATGTTCTGTTAAATGATGATGAAGAAACCCCAATTCGTTTAGTGGGAAAAAAAATGGTGCCTATTTTAGTGAAAGAAGACGGTACTGCCATGCCAGAAAGCTTAGATATTGTGAAATACATTGACGCACATTACGGGGAAGCGATTTTACAGACAGCGGTTCGTCCAGAAATTGAGGCATTGTTAGCGGAAATCACGAGTTATTCTAATTATTTATTGATGCCACGTTTCGTAAAACTGGACTTGGCGGAATTTGCTACGCAAAGTGCGATTGATTATTTCACCAAAAAGAAAACCGACTATGTGGGTGATTTTACGCAACATTTCAATAATACGCCGACTTATCTTGCACGTTTAACACAAGATCTTGAAAAATTATCTGCGCTCGTAATGGGGGAAACTTCATTAAATCAGCATTTGTCATTCGAAGATATTTTAGTTTTTCCGTTGCTGAGAAACTTAACTTGTGTCAAAGGACTTCGCTTTCCTGCGCGCCTAGAAAAGTATATCAAACGTTTGTCCGAATTGAGTAAAGTTGAACTCTACACTTCACAGGCAATTTAA
- the sspA gene encoding stringent starvation protein SspA, translating into MTSAANKRSIMTLFSDKTDIYCHQVRIVLAEKGVAYETEVVDPQVVSEDLMELNPYGTLPTLVDRDLVLFNSRIIMEYLDERFPHPPLMPVYPVARGKSRLLMLRIEQDWYPVLAKAEKGTDAERAVALKQLREEILAIAPIFTQMPYFMSEEFSLVDCYIAPLLWRMQELGVDFSGAGSKAIKAYMARVFERDSFMQSLGVSAPKNLMDEK; encoded by the coding sequence ATGACAAGCGCTGCAAATAAACGTTCAATAATGACACTTTTTTCAGATAAAACAGATATTTATTGCCACCAAGTAAGGATTGTTTTGGCTGAAAAGGGTGTTGCTTATGAAACGGAAGTTGTAGATCCTCAAGTCGTATCAGAAGATTTAATGGAATTAAATCCGTATGGCACGTTGCCGACATTAGTTGATCGTGATTTAGTGTTATTTAATTCACGTATTATTATGGAATATCTTGATGAGCGTTTCCCTCATCCACCTTTGATGCCTGTTTATCCAGTGGCACGTGGGAAAAGCCGTTTATTAATGTTACGTATTGAGCAAGATTGGTACCCAGTATTAGCAAAAGCTGAAAAAGGCACGGACGCAGAACGTGCTGTCGCATTAAAACAATTAAGAGAAGAGATTTTAGCGATTGCGCCTATTTTCACGCAGATGCCTTATTTTATGAGCGAAGAGTTTAGTTTAGTAGATTGTTATATCGCCCCATTATTATGGCGTATGCAAGAACTGGGTGTGGATTTCAGTGGGGCGGGTAGCAAAGCAATTAAAGCTTACATGGCACGTGTTTTTGAACGCGATTCATTTATGCAATCTTTAGGCGTGTCGGCTCCGAAAAACTTAATGGATGAGAAATAA
- a CDS encoding ClpXP protease specificity-enhancing factor, with protein MLHKSSPKRPYLLRAYYDWLVDNDFTPYLVVDATYVGVKVPVEYVKDGQIVLNLSANATGNLVLSNESIQFSARFRGISQDIFIPMGAALAIYARENGDGVLFEPEAIYDELATQNIGIEQPLSFVEAVDKPKTSENTQKSTNKDKTTEKKATSHLRIIK; from the coding sequence ATGCTACATAAATCATCACCAAAGCGTCCTTACTTGTTAAGAGCGTATTATGATTGGTTAGTGGATAATGATTTCACCCCTTATTTAGTGGTGGACGCGACTTATGTTGGTGTGAAAGTCCCTGTGGAATATGTCAAAGATGGGCAAATTGTCCTCAATTTATCTGCGAATGCGACAGGTAATCTGGTACTAAGCAATGAAAGTATTCAGTTTAGCGCGCGTTTTCGTGGTATTTCACAAGATATTTTTATTCCTATGGGGGCTGCGTTAGCCATTTATGCTCGTGAAAATGGTGATGGTGTACTGTTTGAACCTGAAGCGATTTATGATGAGCTCGCAACACAAAATATTGGTATTGAGCAGCCACTGAGCTTTGTTGAGGCTGTCGATAAACCAAAAACCAGTGAGAATACTCAAAAAAGCACAAACAAAGACAAAACGACGGAAAAAAAAGCGACTTCTCATTTAAGAATTATTAAATAA